Proteins from a genomic interval of Microbacterium abyssi:
- the bcp gene encoding thioredoxin-dependent thiol peroxidase has translation MTNLRLEPGTPAPDFSLLDQDGTQVALAELRGQKTILYFYPAAMTPGCTTQACDFRDSIASLQGAGYRVVGVSRDEPAKLAEFRDRDGLTFTLLSDPDHAVHSAYGVWGEKMNYGKVVEGVIRSTFVLDEQGVITLAQYNVKATGHVARLRKTLGIDA, from the coding sequence GTGACGAACCTGCGACTGGAACCCGGTACCCCTGCCCCCGATTTCTCGCTGCTCGACCAGGACGGCACGCAGGTCGCGCTGGCCGAGCTGCGTGGACAGAAGACGATTCTGTACTTCTACCCCGCGGCGATGACGCCGGGATGCACCACCCAGGCATGCGACTTCCGCGACAGCATCGCGTCGCTTCAGGGCGCGGGCTACCGCGTCGTCGGCGTCTCGCGAGATGAACCGGCGAAGCTCGCGGAGTTCCGCGACCGCGACGGCCTCACCTTCACCCTGCTCAGCGATCCCGATCACGCCGTGCACAGCGCCTACGGCGTGTGGGGCGAGAAGATGAACTACGGCAAGGTGGTCGAGGGTGTGATCCGCTCCACATTCGTCCTCGACGAGCAGGGAGTGATCACGCTGGCGCAGTACAACGTGAAGGCCACCGGGCACGTCGCACGGCTGCGCAAGACGCTCGGCATCGACGCCTGA
- the rsgA gene encoding ribosome small subunit-dependent GTPase A: MSWLDPDDDLDDEFEEFDESSIRTRPNPKANRPRTKRRPAHEDAEVGRVLGVDRGRYSVMLDEDADDERIITTTRARELRRTPIVTGDQARVVGDTSGAEGTLARIVGTAPRTSLLRRSADDTDQVERVIVANADQMLVVVAAADPEPRPRLVDRYLVAALDAGIRPLLVVTKTDLADPASFLAHFEGLDLRVFTSAQGEMPTDDIGEALVGHSTVFVGHSGVGKSTLVNALVPSAERATGHVNQVTGRGRHTSSSTVSLRYENADGTGWVIDTPGVRSFGLGHVDPANILAAFTELAEIAETCPRGCTHLADAPDCALIEAAQAGDLNAAELARLDSLQRLLQTFADKQSSADR; this comes from the coding sequence GTGAGCTGGCTCGACCCGGATGATGACCTCGACGACGAGTTCGAGGAGTTCGACGAGAGCAGCATCCGGACCCGACCCAACCCGAAGGCGAACCGGCCGCGCACCAAGCGGCGCCCTGCGCACGAGGACGCCGAGGTCGGCAGGGTGCTCGGGGTCGACCGCGGCCGCTACAGCGTCATGCTGGACGAGGATGCGGACGACGAGCGGATCATCACCACCACGCGTGCGCGCGAGCTGCGCCGCACGCCAATCGTCACCGGCGACCAGGCCAGGGTGGTCGGCGACACCTCGGGCGCTGAGGGCACCCTCGCCAGGATCGTCGGCACCGCCCCGCGCACCTCGTTGCTGCGTCGCAGCGCCGATGACACCGACCAGGTCGAGCGCGTGATCGTCGCGAATGCGGATCAGATGCTCGTCGTCGTCGCGGCCGCCGATCCGGAGCCGCGTCCTCGGCTCGTCGACCGCTACCTCGTGGCGGCTCTGGATGCCGGCATCCGCCCCCTTCTCGTCGTGACCAAGACCGACCTCGCCGACCCTGCGTCGTTTCTGGCGCACTTCGAAGGGCTCGACCTGCGGGTGTTCACGAGCGCGCAAGGGGAGATGCCCACCGACGACATCGGCGAGGCGCTCGTCGGGCACTCGACCGTGTTCGTGGGGCACTCCGGCGTCGGCAAATCGACCCTGGTGAACGCGCTGGTCCCCTCGGCAGAACGAGCGACCGGGCATGTGAACCAGGTGACGGGGCGCGGTCGCCACACCTCCTCCTCGACCGTCTCGCTCCGCTACGAGAACGCGGACGGCACCGGCTGGGTCATCGACACCCCAGGGGTGCGATCGTTCGGTCTCGGCCACGTCGACCCCGCGAACATCCTCGCCGCCTTCACCGAGCTCGCCGAGATCGCAGAGACCTGTCCCCGCGGCTGCACGCATCTGGCGGACGCGCCGGACTGCGCGCTGATCGAGGCCGCGCAGGCCGGTGACCTCAATGCCGCTGAACTCGCGCGTCTGGATTCGCTGCAGCGTCTGCTGCAGACCTTCGCCGACAAGCAGAGCTCCGCCGACAGGTAG
- the aroA gene encoding 3-phosphoshikimate 1-carboxyvinyltransferase, which produces MSDTTYSPSPATGAYTAPAAAGAVHSTLTIPGSKSLTNRELMIAAIADGPGRLIAPLHSDDSRRMIEALRALGIGIDESDGDGEFGPDLVVTPAPLRGDTTIDCGQAGTVMRFIAPLAGLAAHDVHMTAHESALHRPMGAMITALRDLGVDIDDEGTWSLPFTIRGHGRIRGGRIEIDASASSQFVSGLLLAAPRFDVGLHLVHTGDHLPSLPHIDMTIESLSRRGIRIERPATGEWLVEGGVPRAKEIAIEPDLSNAAPFLAAAMITGGEVSITGWPLHSTQPGALLPDILQAMGAHVGRHSGTMTVRAGDGIRGLELDLSAASELSPTIVGLAAFADAPTTIRGIGHIRMHETDRIAALIGNLTALGGEVEELSDGLRVIPRPLHGGAWAAHHDHRIATTGALIGLRVPGVVIDDIGTTAKTLPEFARLWERMVDGAAVGGTGA; this is translated from the coding sequence ATGAGCGACACGACGTATTCCCCTTCTCCTGCCACGGGCGCCTACACAGCGCCCGCAGCCGCCGGCGCTGTGCACTCGACGCTGACCATTCCGGGCTCGAAGTCACTCACCAACCGCGAGCTGATGATCGCTGCGATCGCCGACGGCCCTGGCCGCCTGATCGCTCCGCTGCACTCGGATGACTCCCGCCGCATGATCGAGGCCCTCCGCGCGCTCGGCATCGGGATCGACGAGTCCGACGGCGACGGCGAGTTCGGTCCCGACCTCGTCGTGACACCCGCGCCGCTGCGCGGCGACACCACGATCGACTGCGGCCAGGCGGGTACCGTGATGCGGTTCATCGCACCGCTGGCCGGGCTCGCGGCACACGACGTGCACATGACCGCTCACGAAAGTGCGCTGCACCGTCCGATGGGCGCCATGATCACCGCGCTGCGCGATCTCGGCGTCGACATCGACGACGAGGGCACCTGGTCGCTGCCGTTCACGATCCGCGGCCACGGGCGCATCCGCGGCGGACGCATCGAGATCGACGCCTCGGCGTCCAGCCAGTTCGTCTCGGGTCTCCTGCTCGCCGCTCCCCGTTTCGACGTCGGCCTGCACCTCGTGCACACCGGCGATCACCTGCCGAGCCTGCCGCACATCGACATGACCATCGAGTCGCTGAGCCGTCGCGGCATCCGCATCGAGCGACCGGCGACCGGCGAGTGGCTGGTCGAAGGCGGCGTCCCGCGCGCCAAGGAGATCGCCATCGAACCCGATCTGTCCAACGCAGCGCCGTTCCTGGCCGCGGCGATGATCACCGGCGGCGAGGTCTCGATCACGGGCTGGCCGCTGCACTCCACGCAGCCGGGTGCGCTGCTGCCCGACATCCTCCAGGCGATGGGCGCGCACGTCGGACGGCACAGCGGCACGATGACCGTGCGCGCCGGCGACGGCATCCGCGGCCTCGAACTGGATCTGTCCGCCGCGAGCGAGCTCTCCCCGACGATCGTGGGGCTGGCGGCCTTTGCCGACGCCCCGACGACGATCCGCGGCATCGGGCACATCCGCATGCACGAGACCGACCGTATCGCCGCGCTGATCGGCAACCTCACCGCACTCGGCGGAGAGGTCGAGGAACTGTCCGACGGGCTGCGCGTGATCCCCCGCCCGCTGCACGGCGGGGCTTGGGCTGCGCACCACGACCACCGGATCGCGACAACCGGCGCGCTGATCGGGCTGCGGGTGCCCGGCGTCGTGATCGACGATATCGGCACGACCGCCAAGACCCTCCCCGAGTTCGCCCGGCTGTGGGAGCGCATGGTGGACGGCGCAGCGGTGGGAGGCACCGGCGCGTGA
- a CDS encoding AAA family ATPase — MSSSRSRIVTLGAGESRLLSRYGLPEALPEDADVWRIADALSQETPPTAARLIPAHRRIVAVWGPQGAPGRSTVAIQLALELARTGRRCALVDADTVAPSLALLLALGDDAPGIAAACRRAELGGLDAAELSRVAVAVETSAGAVEVLAGLNRPSRWPELSAERLTATLGVCREWAEETVIDVSAAFDAYEEVSDDLAGPRRHAATTTVLREADVIVAVTAADPLSISRFLRDHAELRGLVGPTAHIAVVANQVRPGPLGIDARGQIRRALERFAGITDVTFLPYDQRAADAALLHARPMADVTPRSPLVAAVRRLAEHLEPARPRTTVTAGSRRGSSRAARWLRPARGVQAASPRGSDPEWAS; from the coding sequence TTGTCATCCTCTCGATCGCGCATCGTCACCCTCGGTGCCGGTGAGTCGCGCCTGCTCAGCCGCTACGGCCTGCCCGAGGCGCTGCCTGAGGATGCCGACGTCTGGCGGATCGCCGACGCCCTGTCGCAGGAGACACCGCCCACCGCCGCGCGGCTCATCCCGGCGCACCGCCGGATCGTCGCGGTCTGGGGTCCTCAGGGCGCGCCCGGCCGCTCGACCGTCGCGATTCAGCTGGCATTGGAGCTGGCACGCACGGGGCGCCGCTGTGCGCTGGTCGACGCGGACACTGTGGCCCCGTCGCTCGCTCTGCTGCTCGCCCTGGGTGACGATGCACCAGGGATCGCCGCCGCTTGCCGCCGCGCCGAGCTGGGCGGTCTGGATGCCGCCGAGCTCAGCCGCGTCGCCGTCGCCGTGGAGACGAGCGCGGGCGCCGTGGAGGTGCTCGCGGGCCTGAACCGTCCCTCCCGCTGGCCGGAGCTCTCCGCCGAGCGGTTGACTGCGACGCTCGGCGTGTGCCGTGAGTGGGCCGAGGAGACCGTGATCGACGTGTCAGCGGCCTTCGACGCCTACGAGGAGGTCTCTGACGACCTCGCCGGCCCACGCCGCCATGCCGCGACGACCACCGTGCTCCGCGAAGCCGATGTCATCGTCGCCGTCACCGCCGCCGATCCGCTGTCGATCTCGCGCTTCCTGCGCGACCATGCCGAGCTGCGCGGGCTGGTCGGCCCGACCGCGCACATCGCCGTCGTCGCGAACCAGGTACGGCCCGGCCCGCTGGGCATCGACGCGCGCGGGCAGATCAGGCGCGCGCTCGAGCGCTTCGCGGGGATCACGGACGTGACGTTCCTCCCCTACGATCAGCGCGCGGCTGATGCCGCTCTGCTGCACGCACGCCCGATGGCGGACGTCACACCCCGCTCGCCGTTGGTCGCCGCGGTGCGACGGCTGGCCGAGCACCTTGAGCCCGCCCGGCCGCGCACGACGGTTACTGCCGGTAGTCGGCGAGGAAGTTCCCGAGCCGCTCGATGGCTTCGCCCAGCACGCGGGGTTCAGGCAGCGTCACCACGCGGAAGTGATCCGGAGTGGGCCAGTTGA
- a CDS encoding sensor histidine kinase, giving the protein MSTLSDLVHAQGCLNDEDVEWLHRLAGDGQLLADLASADIVIWVATDDGSFIAVAHTRPSGAATLFYRDIVGERVRPQWRTQVQGAFESGEIVDSSSPDWFEETPTRVRAVPIVRARRNDGQKPPVIGVVTRHTNLGEVRTPSRQQITFDECANDLFRMISSGEFPDLAAPTSPRRGAPRASDGLIRIDVDGISTFASPNALSAFNRMGFDDELEGESLAEVTTRILPTTRQVDESLPVVVTGRAPWRTDIEARGVTVSLRAIPLKDHGTRIGAIILCRDVSELRHQEQELITKDATIREIHHRVKNNLQTVASLLRIQARRTHSDEARDALTQAMRRVDAIAVVHDTLAQGLTQKVDFDEVFHRVLKLVAEVAAAPNTRARTQSTGHFGVLPSEYATPLALALTEVVTNAVEHGLAGKEGTVTIDAARTDDKLHVSVRDTGHGLPEGRVGQGLGTQIIRTLIQGELGGSIEWRGGEGEGTEVSIDIPLRWLNR; this is encoded by the coding sequence GTGTCAACCCTCAGTGATCTCGTCCATGCCCAGGGCTGCCTGAACGACGAAGACGTCGAATGGCTCCACCGTCTCGCGGGGGACGGACAGCTGCTCGCGGATCTCGCCTCCGCCGATATCGTCATCTGGGTCGCGACCGACGATGGCTCCTTCATCGCCGTCGCGCACACGCGCCCGAGCGGCGCCGCGACGCTGTTCTATCGCGACATTGTGGGGGAGCGGGTGCGACCGCAGTGGCGCACGCAGGTGCAGGGCGCCTTCGAATCCGGCGAGATCGTCGACTCGTCGTCGCCGGACTGGTTCGAGGAGACGCCCACCCGTGTGCGCGCGGTGCCGATCGTGCGTGCGCGGAGAAACGACGGTCAGAAGCCGCCGGTGATCGGCGTCGTCACCCGGCACACGAATCTCGGCGAGGTACGTACGCCCTCGCGCCAGCAGATCACGTTCGACGAGTGCGCGAACGACCTGTTCCGTATGATCTCCTCAGGCGAGTTCCCCGACCTCGCCGCACCGACGTCTCCGCGCCGCGGTGCGCCCCGTGCCTCCGACGGGCTCATCCGGATCGACGTCGACGGGATCAGCACATTCGCCAGCCCCAACGCGCTCTCGGCGTTCAACCGGATGGGCTTCGATGACGAGCTGGAGGGGGAGTCGCTCGCCGAGGTGACCACGCGCATCCTGCCCACCACTCGCCAGGTCGACGAGTCGCTGCCGGTCGTGGTCACGGGGCGCGCGCCGTGGCGCACCGACATCGAGGCGCGCGGTGTCACCGTGTCGCTGCGCGCGATTCCGCTCAAGGATCACGGCACGCGCATCGGCGCGATCATCCTGTGTCGCGACGTCAGTGAGCTGCGCCACCAGGAGCAGGAGCTCATCACCAAGGACGCGACGATCCGTGAGATCCACCACCGGGTGAAGAACAATCTGCAGACCGTCGCTTCTCTGCTGCGCATTCAGGCTCGGCGCACGCACTCCGATGAAGCGCGGGATGCCCTGACCCAGGCCATGCGCCGGGTCGACGCCATCGCCGTGGTGCACGACACGCTCGCACAGGGGCTCACGCAGAAGGTCGACTTCGACGAGGTCTTCCACCGGGTGCTCAAGCTCGTCGCCGAGGTCGCTGCCGCCCCCAACACCAGGGCGCGCACGCAGTCGACCGGGCATTTCGGCGTGCTGCCCAGCGAGTACGCGACGCCGCTCGCGCTGGCACTCACCGAGGTCGTCACCAACGCCGTCGAGCACGGCCTCGCCGGCAAGGAGGGCACGGTGACGATCGATGCCGCGCGCACGGACGACAAGCTGCACGTGTCGGTGCGCGACACCGGGCACGGTCTGCCGGAGGGGCGCGTGGGTCAGGGGCTCGGCACGCAGATCATTCGCACGCTGATCCAGGGCGAGCTGGGTGGCAGCATCGAGTGGCGCGGAGGTGAGGGCGAGGGCACCGAAGTGTCCATCGACATCCCGCTCCGATGGCTCAACCGGTGA
- a CDS encoding Rv3235 family protein has protein sequence MTLQEYFAPQPTPASDLPDPMPLLRSLTQGVLEVFAGVREIDQLARWFSEEAFRRLGARANLSARARSARGTAPARPVFEVLSIHEATPADGIVEAVVVVAGPGRTRAVAIRLEGLDHRWRATSFAVL, from the coding sequence ATGACGCTTCAAGAGTATTTCGCACCGCAGCCGACACCCGCATCGGACCTTCCGGACCCCATGCCGCTGCTGCGAAGTCTCACTCAGGGGGTGCTCGAGGTCTTCGCCGGCGTGCGGGAGATCGATCAGCTCGCTCGCTGGTTCAGCGAAGAGGCGTTCCGCAGACTCGGTGCAAGAGCCAATCTGTCGGCACGCGCCCGCAGCGCGCGCGGGACGGCGCCGGCGAGACCTGTGTTCGAGGTCCTGTCGATCCATGAGGCGACGCCCGCCGACGGCATCGTCGAGGCGGTCGTCGTCGTGGCGGGCCCCGGCCGCACCAGGGCCGTGGCGATCCGGTTGGAAGGGCTGGATCACCGCTGGCGGGCCACATCGTTCGCCGTGCTCTGA
- the secA gene encoding preprotein translocase subunit SecA yields MANPLEKLLRAGEGRVLRRLNQVVKAVGALEEDFEKLTDDELANETTELRERFEKGETLDQLMPEAFAAVREAAKRTLGMRAYDVQLMGGAALHLGNIAEMKTGEGKTLVATFPAYLNAIAGQGVHVITVNDFLATYQAELMGRVYRALGMTTGIIVSGQTPAVRREQYAADITYGTNNEFGFDYLRDNMAWRKEDLVQREHFFAIVDEVDSILIDEARTPLIISGPSSGEANRWFTEFAKIARTLEAGEDYEVDEKKRTIGVLEPGIEKVEDYLGIDNLYESANTPLISFLNNSIKALALFKKNTDYVVMNDEVMIVDEHTGRILVGRRYNEGIHQAIEAKEGVPVKAENQTLATVTLQNYFRLYDKLAGMTGTAETEAAEFMSTYKLGVVQIPTNRPMIRKDNADLVYKNETAKFDQVVEDIVERHETGQPVLVGTVSVEKSEYLSRLLAKKGIKHEVLNAKNHAREAEIVARAGRLGAVTVATNMAGRGTDIMLGGNAEFLAVQELRGKGLDPAETPEEYEAAWDETYEAMKAVVAEESAKVTEAGGLYVLGTERHESRRIDNQLRGRSGRQGDPGESRFYLSLTDDLMRLFQSGAAEAILARTNFPDDVPIESGLVSRAIRSAQSQVESRNAEMRKNVLKYDDVLNRQREAIYADRRQILHGDDIADRVQHFIEDAITGVVTDHTGEGHTESWDFDALWTELKTLYPVSVTIDEVVAEGRGRKGGITTDGLTRELLSDAKIAYEKREETLGEAATRELERRVVLQVLDRRWRDHLYEMDYLKDGIGLRAMAQRDPLIEYQREGYSMFQSMMGQIKEESVGYLYNLEVEVRRAADSEVTEVEAKGLVSDGGEQRLEYSAPNDAGEVEVRNDRGQVKQSVADAEAAAPQQGERGAFGQRTDSPVQAPQNREQRRAAGKKKK; encoded by the coding sequence GTGGCGAATCCTCTTGAGAAGCTGCTGCGCGCGGGCGAAGGCCGTGTCCTGCGCCGCCTGAACCAGGTCGTGAAGGCCGTGGGCGCGCTCGAGGAGGACTTCGAGAAGCTCACCGACGACGAGCTCGCGAACGAGACGACCGAGCTGCGCGAGCGCTTCGAGAAGGGCGAGACGCTCGATCAGCTCATGCCCGAGGCGTTCGCCGCCGTGCGCGAAGCAGCCAAGCGCACCCTAGGCATGCGCGCGTACGACGTGCAGCTGATGGGTGGCGCCGCCCTCCACCTCGGGAACATCGCCGAGATGAAGACCGGTGAGGGCAAGACCCTGGTGGCCACGTTCCCCGCATACCTGAATGCGATCGCCGGCCAGGGCGTGCACGTCATCACCGTCAACGACTTCCTCGCCACGTATCAGGCAGAGCTGATGGGCCGCGTGTACCGTGCGCTCGGCATGACCACCGGCATCATCGTTTCGGGTCAGACCCCTGCGGTGCGACGCGAGCAGTACGCCGCCGACATCACCTACGGCACGAACAACGAGTTCGGCTTCGACTACTTGCGCGACAACATGGCGTGGCGCAAGGAGGACCTCGTCCAGCGCGAGCACTTCTTCGCGATCGTCGACGAGGTGGACTCGATCCTGATCGACGAGGCCCGCACGCCATTGATCATCTCCGGCCCGTCCTCCGGCGAGGCGAACCGCTGGTTCACCGAGTTCGCGAAGATCGCGCGGACGCTCGAGGCCGGCGAGGACTACGAGGTCGATGAGAAGAAGCGCACCATCGGCGTGCTCGAGCCCGGCATCGAGAAGGTCGAGGACTACCTCGGTATCGACAACCTGTACGAGTCGGCCAACACGCCGCTGATCTCGTTCCTGAACAACTCGATCAAGGCGCTCGCGCTGTTCAAGAAGAACACCGACTACGTCGTCATGAACGACGAGGTCATGATCGTGGACGAGCACACCGGCCGCATCCTGGTCGGACGTCGCTACAACGAGGGCATCCACCAGGCCATCGAGGCCAAGGAGGGCGTACCGGTCAAGGCCGAGAACCAGACGCTCGCCACGGTGACCTTGCAGAACTACTTCCGCCTGTACGACAAGCTCGCCGGCATGACCGGCACCGCCGAGACCGAGGCGGCCGAGTTCATGTCGACCTACAAGCTCGGCGTCGTGCAGATCCCTACGAACCGTCCGATGATCCGCAAGGACAACGCCGACCTCGTCTACAAGAACGAGACGGCGAAGTTCGACCAGGTCGTCGAGGACATCGTGGAGCGCCACGAGACCGGTCAGCCGGTCCTGGTCGGCACCGTGAGCGTCGAGAAGAGCGAGTACCTCTCGCGGCTCCTCGCGAAGAAGGGCATCAAGCACGAAGTCCTGAACGCGAAGAACCACGCGCGCGAGGCCGAGATCGTCGCCCGGGCAGGCCGCCTGGGCGCCGTCACCGTCGCCACCAACATGGCCGGCCGCGGTACCGACATCATGCTCGGCGGAAACGCCGAGTTCCTCGCCGTGCAGGAGCTCAGGGGCAAGGGCCTCGACCCGGCGGAGACGCCGGAGGAGTACGAGGCCGCCTGGGACGAGACGTACGAGGCGATGAAGGCCGTCGTCGCCGAGGAGAGTGCGAAGGTCACCGAGGCCGGTGGACTGTACGTGCTCGGCACTGAGCGCCACGAGTCGCGTCGCATCGACAACCAGCTGCGCGGACGCTCCGGCCGTCAGGGGGATCCCGGTGAGAGCCGCTTCTACCTGAGCCTCACGGACGACCTGATGCGGCTGTTCCAGTCCGGCGCCGCAGAGGCGATCTTGGCCCGCACCAACTTCCCGGACGATGTGCCGATCGAGTCGGGTCTGGTCTCCCGGGCCATCCGCAGCGCCCAGTCGCAGGTCGAATCGCGCAACGCCGAGATGCGCAAGAACGTCCTGAAGTACGACGACGTCCTGAACCGTCAGCGCGAGGCGATCTACGCCGACCGCCGTCAGATCCTGCACGGCGATGACATCGCCGACCGGGTGCAGCACTTCATCGAGGACGCCATCACCGGCGTCGTGACCGACCACACCGGCGAGGGCCACACCGAGAGCTGGGACTTCGACGCGCTCTGGACCGAGCTGAAGACGCTCTACCCGGTCAGCGTCACGATCGACGAGGTCGTCGCCGAGGGGCGCGGCCGCAAGGGCGGCATCACGACCGACGGCCTGACCAGAGAGCTGCTCTCCGACGCGAAGATCGCGTACGAGAAGCGCGAGGAGACCCTCGGCGAGGCGGCGACCCGTGAGCTGGAGCGCCGCGTGGTGCTGCAGGTACTCGACCGCCGCTGGCGCGACCACCTCTACGAGATGGACTACCTCAAGGACGGCATCGGCCTGCGGGCGATGGCGCAGCGCGACCCGCTCATCGAGTATCAGCGCGAGGGTTACTCGATGTTCCAGTCGATGATGGGGCAGATCAAGGAGGAGTCGGTCGGCTACCTGTACAACCTCGAGGTCGAGGTCCGTCGAGCTGCCGACTCCGAGGTGACCGAGGTCGAGGCGAAGGGGCTCGTCAGCGACGGCGGCGAGCAGCGTCTCGAGTACTCCGCTCCGAACGACGCCGGCGAAGTCGAGGTGCGCAACGACCGGGGCCAGGTCAAGCAGTCGGTGGCGGATGCAGAGGCCGCCGCTCCGCAGCAGGGCGAACGTGGCGCCTTCGGCCAGCGCACGGATTCTCCGGTTCAGGCCCCGCAGAACCGCGAGCAGCGCAGGGCCGCGGGCAAGAAGAAGAAGTGA
- a CDS encoding helix-turn-helix domain-containing protein translates to MSDSPASAPRFLAPAQVAELMSIDVDEVIALVISGRLRGAKLGSPARWRVEEGSIADYLAEQTEEARRMALWRQADEASFPEVWGPQGRGPRHP, encoded by the coding sequence ATGTCCGATTCGCCCGCATCTGCTCCTCGCTTCCTCGCGCCCGCGCAGGTCGCCGAGCTGATGAGCATCGACGTGGACGAGGTGATCGCACTCGTGATCTCCGGTCGCCTGCGCGGCGCGAAGCTGGGCTCTCCCGCTCGCTGGCGCGTCGAGGAGGGGAGTATCGCCGACTATCTGGCGGAGCAGACCGAGGAGGCGCGGCGGATGGCATTGTGGCGCCAGGCCGACGAGGCGAGCTTCCCCGAGGTGTGGGGGCCACAGGGCAGAGGCCCGCGGCATCCCTAG
- a CDS encoding pyridoxal phosphate-dependent aminotransferase, which translates to MTHTRNFDQSSKLKNVLYEIRGKVPAEAARLEADGHSILKLNTGNPAIFGFEAPHQIVHDMLAALPTAHGYSDSKGIISARRAVVSRYEEIEGFPSFGPDDVYLGNGVSELITMTMQALLDEGDEVLIPAPDYPLWTAMTSLADGTPVHYLCDEQKGWEPDLEDIRSKVSPRTKAIVIINPNNPTGAVYSREVLEGMVQIARENELLILSDEIYDRILFDDAVHIPTATLAPDLLCLTFNGLSKTYRVAGFRSGWLVITGPQQHAKGFLEGITLLASTRLCPNVPAQHAVQAALGGVQSIDSLIAPSGRLHEQRDIAWQGLESIPGVSCVKPQGALYAFPRLDPEVHEIHDDEKFVYDLLVAERILLVQGTGFNWPTPDHFRVVTLPEPRVLGEAIERLGNFLADYRQ; encoded by the coding sequence ATGACCCACACGCGCAACTTCGACCAGTCGTCGAAGCTCAAGAACGTCCTGTACGAGATCCGAGGGAAGGTTCCGGCAGAGGCGGCGCGTCTGGAGGCCGACGGCCACAGCATCCTCAAGCTCAACACCGGCAACCCCGCGATCTTCGGGTTCGAGGCACCCCACCAGATCGTGCACGACATGCTCGCGGCACTGCCCACGGCGCACGGGTACAGCGACAGCAAGGGAATCATCTCCGCCCGCCGTGCCGTCGTCAGCCGCTATGAGGAGATCGAGGGCTTCCCCTCCTTCGGTCCGGATGACGTGTACCTCGGCAACGGCGTCTCCGAGCTCATCACGATGACGATGCAGGCCCTGCTCGACGAGGGCGACGAGGTGCTGATCCCGGCTCCCGACTACCCGCTGTGGACGGCGATGACCAGCCTCGCGGATGGCACCCCTGTGCACTACCTCTGCGACGAGCAGAAGGGCTGGGAGCCCGACCTCGAGGACATCCGGTCCAAGGTCAGCCCGCGCACCAAGGCGATCGTCATCATCAACCCCAACAACCCGACCGGCGCGGTCTACTCGCGCGAGGTGCTGGAGGGGATGGTGCAGATCGCCCGCGAGAACGAACTGCTGATCCTGTCCGACGAGATATACGACCGCATCCTGTTCGATGACGCCGTGCACATCCCGACGGCGACGCTCGCGCCGGATCTGCTCTGTCTGACCTTCAACGGACTGTCCAAGACCTATCGCGTCGCCGGATTCCGGTCGGGCTGGCTGGTCATCACCGGCCCGCAGCAGCATGCGAAGGGATTCCTCGAGGGGATCACGCTGCTCGCCTCGACCCGGCTGTGCCCGAACGTCCCTGCGCAGCATGCGGTGCAGGCGGCACTCGGCGGCGTGCAGTCGATCGACTCGCTCATCGCGCCGTCCGGACGCCTGCACGAGCAGCGCGACATCGCCTGGCAGGGACTCGAGTCGATTCCCGGCGTCTCGTGCGTGAAGCCGCAGGGCGCGCTGTACGCGTTCCCGCGTCTGGATCCCGAGGTCCACGAGATCCACGACGACGAGAAGTTCGTCTACGACCTGCTGGTCGCCGAGCGGATCCTGCTCGTGCAGGGGACCGGGTTCAACTGGCCCACTCCGGATCACTTCCGCGTGGTGACGCTGCCTGAACCCCGCGTGCTGGGCGAAGCCATCGAGCGGCTCGGGAACTTCCTCGCCGACTACCGGCAGTAA
- a CDS encoding WhiB family transcriptional regulator, with translation MDWRDKAACLTVDPELFFPVGNTGPAVDQIEKAKSVCATCTVTEICLQYALETSQDSGVWGGLSEDERRALKRRAARARRAS, from the coding sequence ATGGATTGGCGCGACAAAGCTGCCTGCCTGACTGTCGACCCCGAGCTGTTCTTCCCCGTCGGGAACACCGGACCCGCCGTCGACCAGATCGAGAAGGCGAAGTCTGTCTGCGCCACCTGCACGGTGACCGAGATCTGCCTGCAGTACGCCCTGGAGACCAGCCAGGACTCCGGCGTCTGGGGCGGTCTCTCCGAAGACGAGCGCCGCGCTCTCAAGCGCCGCGCCGCGCGCGCCCGCCGCGCCTCCTGA